A single Lactuca sativa cultivar Salinas chromosome 8, Lsat_Salinas_v11, whole genome shotgun sequence DNA region contains:
- the LOC111909430 gene encoding uncharacterized protein LOC111909430, whose product MTSFGVNEDDSINKGRAPYVFKVSGQIYHWIGSFYPQDIHHPRFLQLYMCDIENEIANILRSFHDGEVLLSAEVVESLSHMLRTHNEYVRTFKTAKEIAQSMNLDSYGVRLFNVVPDRRYGPPAPGTLGCIICGDDVTGAVYDIVVYSKSGSPRRVSKLHPTYMPLQYPLLFPYGEEGWSPSLHLHIKSNKRLTNNMYYSYQIHDRHTYSLILRAHRLFHQYLVDAYTCIEQSRLDFIEHHQQQLRIEYISGVYDALSRGDSDSQVIGKRVFLPATFVGGPRYMYKHYQDALAICKVHGKPQYFITFTCNVKWPEYRRYMDAIGQRDIENRPDIIARIFKIKVHAFINFLKEDKTFGDVSAYLYTIEFQKRGLPHCHTLLWVMSPYTIQEGADIDKYITVELPDPILEPTLYRTVTTCMLHGPCGSLNISAPCMVDDRCKKRFPKPFNPLTTFDANGYVHYKRRVGSRFDAHINVEYCGWNMMIKYLFKYISKGVDRVRFTLQTSEANTPTTSSTIPVAVNEIKSFLDGRYICPHEAAWHILNFPIHERDPPVQVLAVHLDGMQPTIFKESNQLSSLIDNPGFGVTTLTEWLHNNQRDGRGIDLTYNDYPSKYSWDTKDKRWIHRTSTKNTTIGRLAYVHPTAGELFYLRILLFHQKGCKSFYDIRTVREYTYSTFRDACEALGLTGDDKEWLTAFEEASTWATSSQLPTLFCNLLLYCEVGNPLLLWETAKPKMGDDITHTFTSNSTDPNVVLHVFFPFSEIVLFLKRLIMIQIS is encoded by the exons ATGACGTCTTTTGGTGTAAACGAAGACGACTCAATCAACAAAGGTCGTGCACCATATGTGTTTAAGGTTAGTGGTCAGATTTACCATTGGATAGGCTCTTTTTATCCTCAAGACATTCATCACCCCCGTTTTCTCCAATTGTACATGTGTGATATTGAAAATGAGATCGCTAATATACTTCGTTCTTTTCATGATGGGGAAGTACTTTTGTCTGCAGAAGTTGTAGAATCCTTAAGTCATATGTTACGCACACATAATGAGTATGTTCGTACATTTAAGACTGCGAAAGAAATAGCTCAGTCAATGAATTTAGATTCATATGGTGTACGTTTATTTAATGTTGTACCTGACAGAAGATATGGGCCACCAGCCCCTGGAACTTTAGGCTGTATTATTTGTGGTGATGATGTTACTGGCGCTGTCTATGACATTGTCGTCTATTCAAAGTCTGGGTCACCTCGGCGTGTCAGTAAGCTTCATCCTACTTACATGCCTTTGCAGTATCCATTACTGTTCCCGTATGGTGAAGAAGGATGGTCTCCTAGCTTGCATCTACATATTAAGTCTAACAAAAGGTTAACAAATAATATGTATTACAGTTATCAAATTCATGATCGACACACGTACTCTCTTATTTTACGTGCACACCGTCTTTTCCACCAGTAtttagtagatgcatatacttgCATTGAACAATCTAGGCTTGACTTTATTGAACACCATCAGCAACAATTACGAATAGAGTACATCAGCGGTGTTTATGACGCTTTGTCTAGAGGTGATTCAGACAGTCAGGTCATTGGAAAGCGTGTATTTCTACCTGCAACTTTCGTTGGGGGACCTAGGTATATGTATAAACACTATCAAGACGCTCTTGCTATATGCAAGGTTCATGGTAAGCCACAATATTTCATCACTTTCACTTGCAATGTTAAATGGCCTGAGTATAGAAGATACATGGATGCTATTGGTCAACGTGATATTGAAAACAGACCAGATATCATTGCACGCATCTTTAAAATTAAAGTTCATGCTTTCATTAACTTCCTTAAAGAGGACAAAACTTTTGGAGATGTTAGTGCAT ATCTTTACACAATTGAATTCCAAAAAAGGGGTTTACCACATTGCCATACATTATTATGGGTAATGTCACCCTATACAATTCAAGAAGGTGCAGATATTGATAAATACATAACCGTTGAACTTCCTGATCCCATACTTGAACCAACACTATATAGGACTGTTACTACATGCATGCTACATGGTCCTTGTGGTTCATTAAATATTAGTGCCCCCTGTATGGTAGATGATAGATGTAAGAAACGATTTCCAAAACCGTTCAACCCATTAACAACTTTTGATGCAAATGGTTACGTGCATTATAAGAGACGTGTTGGATC TCGATTTGATGCTCACATCAATGTTGAATATTGTGGTTGGAATATGATGATTAAGTACTTATTTAAGTACATATCAAAGGGGGTTGATCGCGTTCGTTTCACTCTTCAAACATCAGAGGCAAATACTCCTACTACTTCCTCTACCATACCTGTCGCAGTAAATGAAATCAAGTCGTTTCTTGATGGTCGGTATATATGTCCACACGAAGCAGCATGGCACATCCTCAATTTCCCCATTCATGAACGAGATCCACCTGTACAAGTCTTGGCCGTCCATTTGGATGGGATGCAACCTACTATTTTCAAAGAAAGCAATCAATTAAGCTCCTTAATTGATAACCCAGGTTTTGGTGTTACCACTTTAACGGAATGGTTGCACAATAATCAACGTGATGGTCGAGGAATTGACTTGACATACAATGATTACCCTTCTAAATATAGTTGGGACACCAAAGATAAGAGATGGATTCATAGGACTAGCACAAAAAATACCACCATTGGCAGACTTGCATATGTACATCCAACAGCTGGGGAGTTATTCTATCTACGGATTTTACTATTCCATCAAAAAGGATGTAAATCATTCTATGACATTAGAACCGTTCGTGAATACACGTACTCAACTTTTCGTGATGCGTGTGAAGCATTAGGGTTAACCGGTGACGATAAGGAGTGGCTAACAGCATTTGAAGAAGCATCGACTTGGGCAACCTCATCTCAACTTCCTACTCTATTCTGCAATCTACTTTTGTATTGTGAAGTAGGAAACCCTCTTTTGTTATGGGAAACCGCAAAACCTAAAATGGGCGATGACATTACCCATACATTCACTTCCAATTCTACAGATCCAAATGTAGTTCTACATGTCTTCTTTCCATTCTCAGAAATCGTCTTATTCTTGAAGAGACTAATTATGATACAAATCTCTTAA